From Acidobacteriota bacterium:
GCTCGTCGTTCCAGCGCACAGCCTCGTTTTGGAGCCTATCCGCAAACGCCCGCCAGACGGCGAACCCTTCTTCCCAATCCGGGAGGCGGATCCCGCCGGTCGCTTCTTCCTCGGCGACTTCAACTTCCAAGCTCAGGCTTTTCTTTTCCCTGAGAATATCCAACTTGATCCAGCTCCCGGACTTGGCATCCTGGATGATGTCGATGAGCGCGTCGATCGACTCGACACGCCGGCCGGCCGCGGATACGATGACATCGCCGACCCGAAGCCCGGCTTTTTCCGCCGGACCGCCGGGCGTCAGGCTCGAGACGAGAAGGCCCCGCCCCTCCCGGACTCCGAAAAACGCCGAGAGTTCCGGATTCAGCTCTTCCAGATAAATGCCGACATAACGCTTCTTTTCAAAGCTCAAGAGGGGCATGTCCGGGATTTTGAAATCCCTTTTTTCCCGGACGGGCTGCAAAGGCGGAAAAAGGCGCGGGAAGCGGGATTCGAGCTCTCGCCGCGCCTCATCTTCGGAGAAAGTTCCGAGTGTCACGTTGACGTCCTCGATTGTCCCTGAACTTTTTTTTACATTCAGGACAAGTTCGCGCCCGGGGAGGCTGCGGCGGATTTCCATGGCCATATCTTCCGCCCGGTCCAGCGGTCTCCCGTCAATTTTCAGGATGATATCTCCGGGCTTCAGTCCGGCCCGGGCGGCCGGCCCCCGGCCGTCCACATCAGTCAGAACAACCTCGCCGCCTTCCTCCTGAAAGATGGAGACGCCCATCCAGCCTCTTTCAACCCGGCCCGTTTTTTTGATCTGATCGGCCACGGAAAGAACGATATCAATGGGAACGGCCAGGGCCATGCCGGAGGAGGGCGCTTCCGCCCGGCTCAGGACATATCCCGATCCGACCTGCTCCCGGTCGCGGAAACCGAACATCACCGGCGCTTCTTCCGTATAAATCCCCCGGAGCAGCCCCATCATGCGCCCTTTTTCATCCAGCACGGGGCCGCCGCTCGATCCGGGCATGACCCAGACGTTCAATCTCAGCCTGTCATCGGAAACCGAACTGACGATGCCCTGCGTGACCGAAGGCGCTCTCTCCGGAGAGATGCCGATCACACAGACCCAGGCTCCCGGACCGGCCTTTTCCGACCGCCCCGGAACATTCAGAGGGCGAAGACCCTTGGCCCGGGTCTTGACGACGGCCAGATGCGTCACCGGATCGAAACCCAGAAACTCCGCCTCATATCGTTTTCCGTCATGCGTGATGACCGCAATGGTCTCGTCCCGCGGCGAGATGAGAGCCGTCGTCACGATATGTCCGTCCCTGTCGATGACGACGCCCGTCGCCACTTTCCGCATGTGATTCTGCGCTTCGACCTGAACCACGGAAGGGAACGCCCGGCGGGTGATTTCGACAATACCCTTATCGTTGGGTCCGGCGACCGGAGCTTCCAGCCCCCAAACAGAAGCGATGGGGATCAATCCGAAGATAAGGGCGGCTGCGCCGCTCAGGATTCTTTTCATCATCTCCGTGCCTCCTTGAACTGTCTCCGGCTCAATACATGGCATCGAGAAGCATCGCTTCGGAAACCCGTTCGAGGATGTAGATCGTCCGGGGTTCCGTGTCCGCCGACCGGATCTCGCGACCGTAATCGATGGTTTCCATGACGGGAATGGCGGGGGAACCGGAAGACAAAGCCCCCGGTCCTGCCGCCGCCGTCCAGTCCGATCCGCCCCGCCGGTCGAGAAGACTCAGCGACAGGATTCCGGCAAGAAACAGCGCCGCTCCGCCGGCCCAGGCCAGCCGGAGACCCCGGTGGAAAACGAGCCGGCGGCGCTTCTCGGCGGAGAGGCCGGCCATGACGGATTGTTCAAATCCCGCAGGCGCCCGAACCCGGCCGCGCCGGGCCAGAAACTCAAGATTTTCCATTCTGCACCTCGTGATCTTCGGGAATCGACCCGCCGCCGACGGCCTTTTGAAGTTTCCGTTTGAGGGCCGATCGGGCGCGGCTGATGCGGGCTTTGACCGTTCCCACCGGACGGCGGATGATTTCGGCGATTTCCTCCTGGGAAAATCCCTCGATATCCTTGAGGATGATGGGGATGCGGTAGCGGGGATGAAGCGAGTCCAGGGCCTCCCGGAGGTTGCGAACCAGGCCGGTGTCATCGGGATCTTCGGAGTATGTTCCGGCCTGCCACTCGTTGGGGATGTCGTCCAGGGAAACCGCCGCCCGGCGCTTGGATCGTTTGAGCTCGGAACGGGCCAGATTTCCGGCAATGGAGTAAATCCACGAGGACAGCGGCGCAATGGGCCGGTATTTGTCCGCTTTGAAATAGACCCGAATGAACGTTTCCTGGGATAGATCCACGGCCTTCTGATAATCTCCCGTGAAGTGGTAAAGATAATTCACGATCCTGTCCTTATAGAGCCCGACAAGCCCGGAAAAAGCCTCTTCGTCTCCGGCCTGGACCCGGGCCATCAGCTCCTGCTCGTCCATCCTCACTTGATTCAACCTTGATCCTTGGGGATTCGTTGCGCTTTTAAGAATAACACAATACAATGAACCGGGCATGGAACTTTTTTCCGGCCATCCTCGTCAATCCGGATGAGTTGTGTGAATTTGGAAAACGTCATTCAGGAGTGCCTGGAAGGAAAAGCCGGAGCTTGGAACATGCTTGTC
This genomic window contains:
- a CDS encoding PDZ domain-containing protein; the encoded protein is MMKRILSGAAALIFGLIPIASVWGLEAPVAGPNDKGIVEITRRAFPSVVQVEAQNHMRKVATGVVIDRDGHIVTTALISPRDETIAVITHDGKRYEAEFLGFDPVTHLAVVKTRAKGLRPLNVPGRSEKAGPGAWVCVIGISPERAPSVTQGIVSSVSDDRLRLNVWVMPGSSGGPVLDEKGRMMGLLRGIYTEEAPVMFGFRDREQVGSGYVLSRAEAPSSGMALAVPIDIVLSVADQIKKTGRVERGWMGVSIFQEEGGEVVLTDVDGRGPAARAGLKPGDIILKIDGRPLDRAEDMAMEIRRSLPGRELVLNVKKSSGTIEDVNVTLGTFSEDEARRELESRFPRLFPPLQPVREKRDFKIPDMPLLSFEKKRYVGIYLEELNPELSAFFGVREGRGLLVSSLTPGGPAEKAGLRVGDVIVSAAGRRVESIDALIDIIQDAKSGSWIKLDILREKKSLSLEVEVAEEEATGGIRLPDWEEGFAVWRAFADRLQNEAVRWNDEHGQAFREELAKIREDMAKKGSAAAEDIKNRLRRLVRKI
- a CDS encoding sigma-70 family RNA polymerase sigma factor, yielding MDEQELMARVQAGDEEAFSGLVGLYKDRIVNYLYHFTGDYQKAVDLSQETFIRVYFKADKYRPIAPLSSWIYSIAGNLARSELKRSKRRAAVSLDDIPNEWQAGTYSEDPDDTGLVRNLREALDSLHPRYRIPIILKDIEGFSQEEIAEIIRRPVGTVKARISRARSALKRKLQKAVGGGSIPEDHEVQNGKS